The following proteins are encoded in a genomic region of Bradyrhizobium sp. SK17:
- a CDS encoding SDR family oxidoreductase translates to MTGTRSILVIGGSSDIGHATALRYAKEGWRVMLAARDLEAARRNADDIGTRSGVETSVQALDVLQTAQLAGFIAALPVLPDSVVCVVGELGDQPRAQTDPELATTIMRTNFEAPSLLLEQFAQAFEKRGSGTIVGVSSVAGDRGRASNYYYGAAKAGFSQFLSGLRNRLALAGKVRVVTVKPGFVRTKMTAHMKLPAPLTVDPDRVAEDIFRADVTKPRDVIYVARRFQLVMAVICALPEAIFKRMRI, encoded by the coding sequence ATGACCGGCACAAGATCAATTCTGGTGATTGGCGGCAGCTCGGATATCGGGCATGCGACCGCGCTGCGCTACGCCAAGGAAGGCTGGCGCGTGATGCTCGCCGCTCGCGATCTCGAGGCGGCACGGCGCAATGCGGACGATATCGGGACGCGAAGCGGCGTCGAGACGTCGGTCCAGGCGCTGGACGTGCTGCAGACCGCGCAACTCGCCGGCTTCATCGCCGCCCTTCCCGTGCTTCCCGACTCCGTTGTGTGCGTCGTCGGAGAGCTCGGCGATCAGCCGCGGGCCCAGACCGATCCGGAGCTCGCGACGACGATCATGCGCACGAATTTCGAGGCGCCGAGCCTGCTGCTCGAACAGTTCGCGCAAGCCTTCGAGAAACGTGGCTCGGGAACCATCGTCGGGGTCAGCTCGGTCGCCGGCGACCGAGGCCGGGCCTCGAACTACTACTACGGCGCGGCCAAGGCCGGCTTCTCGCAATTCCTGTCCGGGCTGCGCAACCGCCTGGCGCTGGCGGGCAAGGTTCGCGTCGTCACCGTCAAGCCCGGCTTCGTGCGCACCAAGATGACGGCGCATATGAAGCTGCCGGCGCCGCTCACCGTCGATCCGGATCGGGTCGCCGAGGATATCTTCCGGGCCGACGTCACGAAGCCGCGTGACGTGATCTACGTGGCGAGACGCTTTCAACTGGTGATGGCCGTGATCTGCGCGCTGCCGGAGGCGATCTTCAAGCGGATGCGCAT
- a CDS encoding FAD-binding oxidoreductase has protein sequence MAASSPEGIGLSGWGNYPKVPTELLAPQTPAGARDQLLARTGVIARGAGRAYGDAAIGAQSTISSRGLNRMRSFDAATAQLTVEAGVTIADILATFEPWGFFLQVVPGTKFVTVGGAIAADVHGKNHHRDGGFGTIVESFRLALPGGEIVTCSRSENAALFAATLGGMGLTGMILDATLRLLPIETGWLRQDTRVASNLDAAIDQLEGSASTTYSVAWIDCLARGTALGRSLVYLAEHATRRDKDRLGPDLEPFPRPRYQRLSVPELFPGWLLNRASMRAFNELYFRRGAAHQGEQRLVHWDPYFFPLDAIADWNRIYGRHGFVQYQCVIPQGRARPVLAEMLDRVSRRGDASFLAVLKQLGEGGGPMSFPLRGYTLTMDFPVTATLFAFLDQLDALVVQAGGRLYLAKDARQSRTTFESGYPGLAILRDIRQQTGANTRLASHLSARLGV, from the coding sequence ATGGCGGCTTCCAGCCCTGAGGGGATTGGCCTGTCCGGCTGGGGCAACTATCCCAAAGTGCCGACCGAACTGCTGGCGCCGCAGACGCCCGCCGGCGCGCGCGACCAGCTGCTGGCGCGGACCGGCGTCATCGCGCGTGGAGCAGGCCGCGCCTATGGCGATGCGGCGATCGGCGCGCAATCCACGATCTCGTCGCGCGGCCTGAACCGGATGCGCAGCTTCGACGCTGCGACTGCCCAACTGACAGTGGAAGCCGGCGTGACCATCGCCGACATCCTGGCGACCTTCGAGCCGTGGGGCTTCTTCCTCCAGGTCGTGCCGGGCACCAAATTCGTGACGGTCGGCGGTGCGATTGCGGCCGACGTCCATGGCAAGAACCATCATCGCGATGGCGGCTTCGGCACCATCGTCGAGTCGTTCCGCCTCGCGCTGCCGGGCGGCGAGATCGTCACCTGCTCACGCTCGGAGAACGCCGCGCTGTTCGCGGCGACGCTCGGCGGCATGGGCCTGACCGGCATGATCCTCGATGCGACGCTGCGGCTGCTGCCGATCGAGACCGGCTGGCTGCGGCAGGACACCCGCGTCGCCAGCAATCTCGACGCGGCGATCGATCAGCTGGAAGGCAGCGCATCGACCACCTATTCGGTGGCCTGGATCGATTGCCTCGCGCGCGGCACAGCGCTTGGACGGTCGCTGGTCTATCTGGCCGAGCACGCCACGCGCCGCGACAAGGATAGGCTCGGACCCGACCTCGAGCCGTTCCCGCGCCCACGCTACCAGCGGCTGTCGGTCCCGGAACTGTTTCCCGGATGGCTGCTCAACCGGGCGTCGATGCGGGCGTTCAACGAGCTGTACTTCCGCCGCGGCGCCGCGCATCAGGGCGAACAGCGGCTGGTGCATTGGGACCCTTACTTCTTTCCGCTCGATGCGATCGCCGACTGGAACAGGATCTACGGGCGACACGGTTTCGTGCAGTATCAGTGCGTGATCCCGCAAGGCCGCGCGCGTCCCGTTCTCGCCGAAATGCTGGATCGGGTCTCCCGGCGCGGCGATGCGTCGTTTCTTGCCGTGCTCAAGCAACTCGGCGAGGGCGGCGGGCCGATGTCGTTCCCGCTCCGCGGTTACACCCTGACAATGGATTTCCCCGTCACCGCCACGCTGTTCGCGTTTCTCGACCAGCTCGACGCGCTGGTGGTCCAGGCCGGCGGCCGGCTCTACCTCGCCAAGGACGCGCGCCAGTCGCGCACGACATTCGAATCCGGGTATCCCGGCCTCGCGATCCTGCGGGATATCCGTCAGCAGACCGGCGCGAATACGCGCCTTGCATCTCACCTTTCAGCACGGCTTGGAGTTTGA
- a CDS encoding UbiA family prenyltransferase, which translates to MVPESALPLGIAGLSTRFRAITAAVAAALGPEAGPGHGTDAPGFDPSGARFDHDVVTFLLQVLGEGRPVYLCSETYPEPFVSAVAAHLGVFTAWGAGPGGQSSAVPREHLPPLLNQGFDYIGSTTVALRGSASRVVRPGRSEPAGPTRASVRNWLKLLRVHQYAKNALVMVPLLTAHKFTLASAATSLLAVVAFSLCASAAYILNDLLDIKADRAHPTKRSRPIASGVVPASQAVGAMGLVLAVAFAIALSISVEFCGVLFGYLVLTTSYSFWLKRIVTVDVVVLATLYTVRVIGGAVAIDVPISEWLLAFSLFIFMSLALVKRYIELASQPDGAVLAARGYQVDDKSMVAILAAASGFNAVVIFTLYISSDTVRALYSYPQLLWAGCPILMYWISRVMLFAQRGLIDDDPVTFALKDRASWVALGAIGVIMLAAI; encoded by the coding sequence ATGGTCCCGGAAAGCGCGCTTCCGCTGGGGATTGCCGGGCTGAGCACCCGCTTTCGCGCGATCACTGCCGCGGTTGCCGCGGCGCTTGGACCGGAAGCGGGACCGGGGCATGGCACTGATGCGCCGGGTTTCGATCCGTCCGGTGCGCGGTTCGACCACGACGTCGTGACGTTCCTGTTGCAGGTACTGGGCGAGGGCCGCCCGGTCTATCTGTGCTCGGAAACCTATCCCGAGCCGTTCGTCAGCGCGGTCGCGGCGCATCTCGGCGTGTTCACCGCATGGGGCGCCGGACCGGGCGGCCAATCGTCGGCGGTGCCGCGCGAACATCTGCCGCCCTTGCTCAATCAGGGTTTTGACTACATCGGCAGCACGACGGTCGCACTCCGCGGCTCCGCGTCGCGCGTGGTGCGCCCCGGGCGATCCGAGCCGGCAGGGCCCACGCGCGCCAGCGTGCGCAACTGGCTGAAACTGCTCCGGGTGCATCAATACGCCAAGAACGCGCTGGTGATGGTGCCGCTCCTGACCGCGCACAAATTCACGCTCGCATCGGCCGCGACGTCGCTGCTTGCCGTGGTCGCGTTCTCGCTCTGCGCGTCGGCCGCTTACATCCTGAACGATCTGCTCGACATCAAGGCCGATCGTGCGCATCCGACCAAGCGCAGCCGTCCGATTGCGAGCGGCGTCGTCCCGGCGTCGCAGGCCGTGGGCGCGATGGGGCTGGTGCTGGCCGTGGCGTTCGCGATCGCCCTCTCGATATCGGTCGAGTTTTGCGGTGTGCTTTTCGGCTACTTGGTGCTGACCACGTCCTATTCGTTCTGGCTCAAACGTATCGTGACCGTAGACGTGGTCGTGCTGGCGACGCTTTACACCGTTCGCGTGATCGGCGGCGCGGTCGCCATCGACGTGCCGATATCGGAATGGCTGCTGGCATTCTCACTGTTCATCTTCATGTCGCTGGCACTCGTGAAGCGCTACATCGAGCTCGCTAGCCAGCCGGACGGCGCGGTGCTCGCTGCGCGCGGTTACCAGGTCGACGACAAGTCGATGGTCGCGATCCTTGCGGCAGCATCCGGTTTCAATGCCGTCGTGATCTTCACGCTCTACATCTCGTCCGATACGGTTCGCGCGCTTTACAGCTATCCGCAACTGCTCTGGGCCGGCTGTCCGATATTGATGTACTGGATCAGCCGCGTGATGTTGTTCGCGCAGCGCGGGTTGATCGACGACGATCCGGTGACGTTTGCGCTGAAGGATCGCGCCAGCTGGGTCGCCCTCGGCGCGATCGGCGTCATCATGCTTGCCGCCATCTAG
- a CDS encoding NAD(P)/FAD-dependent oxidoreductase, whose amino-acid sequence MSAHFDVLIVGAGLSGIGAGYHLQTNCPDRSYAILEGRDCIGGTWDLFRYPGIRSDSDMYTLGYSFRPWTAPKAIADGPSILNYVRETARVYGIDQKIRFNHRVVRADWSSADSRWTVEVERGPEKTIERLTCNFLFMCSGYYKYEHGYTPDFPGIADFAGRVVHPQKWTGDIDYAGKKVVVIGSGATAVTLVPEMAKTAAHVTMLQRSPTYVVARPDEDKVANWLRARLPAKLAYGLTRWKNVLFGMYFYRLCKRDPERVKKLILGGVRHALGPDYDVATHFTPRYNPWDQRLCLVPNGDLFQSLRSGASSVVTDQIETFTPGGIKLKSGNALDADVVVTATGLDLEVLGGLEIKVDGADVDLSKTMNYKGLMYSGVPNLAAAFGYTNASWTLKCDLTCEYVCRMLNHMKANGYAQVTPRRNDPDVTELPWVDFSSGYIQRAAARFPKQGSRRPWRLYQNYALDLVTLRFGSLKDGALEFMPARGPAATIGSPSKSVGQAA is encoded by the coding sequence ATGTCCGCGCATTTCGACGTGTTGATCGTAGGGGCCGGGCTGTCGGGCATCGGCGCCGGCTATCATCTGCAAACCAACTGTCCTGACCGCAGCTACGCCATTCTCGAAGGCCGCGATTGCATCGGCGGCACCTGGGATCTGTTCCGCTATCCCGGCATCCGCTCCGACTCCGACATGTACACGCTCGGCTATTCGTTCCGGCCGTGGACCGCGCCGAAGGCGATCGCGGACGGACCCTCGATCCTGAACTATGTCCGCGAGACGGCGCGCGTGTACGGCATCGACCAGAAGATCCGCTTCAACCACCGCGTCGTGCGCGCCGACTGGTCGTCCGCGGATTCACGATGGACGGTCGAGGTCGAGCGCGGGCCGGAGAAGACCATCGAACGTCTGACCTGCAATTTCCTGTTCATGTGCAGTGGCTACTACAAATACGAGCACGGCTATACGCCCGACTTCCCCGGTATTGCCGACTTCGCCGGCCGCGTCGTCCATCCGCAGAAATGGACCGGTGACATCGACTACGCGGGCAAGAAGGTGGTGGTGATCGGCAGCGGCGCGACCGCGGTGACGCTGGTCCCCGAAATGGCCAAGACCGCCGCCCATGTCACGATGCTGCAACGCTCGCCGACCTATGTCGTGGCGCGGCCTGACGAGGACAAGGTTGCCAACTGGCTGCGCGCGCGGCTGCCGGCCAAGCTCGCCTATGGTCTCACCCGCTGGAAGAATGTGCTGTTCGGGATGTATTTCTACCGGCTCTGCAAGCGCGATCCGGAGCGCGTGAAGAAGCTGATCCTCGGCGGCGTGCGCCACGCGCTTGGTCCCGACTACGACGTCGCGACGCATTTCACGCCGCGCTACAATCCGTGGGACCAGCGGCTCTGCCTGGTGCCGAACGGCGACCTCTTTCAATCGCTGCGCAGCGGGGCGTCGTCCGTCGTCACCGACCAGATCGAGACCTTCACGCCCGGCGGCATCAAGCTCAAGAGCGGCAATGCGCTCGACGCCGATGTCGTGGTCACCGCGACCGGCCTCGATCTCGAGGTGCTTGGCGGGCTCGAGATCAAGGTCGACGGCGCTGACGTCGATCTGTCGAAGACCATGAACTACAAGGGGCTGATGTACAGCGGTGTGCCGAACCTCGCTGCCGCCTTCGGCTACACCAACGCGTCATGGACGCTGAAATGCGACCTGACCTGCGAATATGTCTGCCGCATGCTCAACCACATGAAGGCGAATGGCTACGCGCAGGTCACGCCGCGGCGGAACGATCCTGACGTCACCGAACTGCCCTGGGTAGATTTTTCTTCAGGCTACATCCAGCGCGCGGCCGCCAGATTCCCGAAGCAGGGCTCGCGCCGGCCGTGGCGGCTCTACCAGAACTATGCGCTGGATCTCGTCACCCTGCGTTTCGGTTCGCTGAAAGACGGAGCGCTGGAGTTTATGCCGGCACGCGGGCCAGCGGCCACGATCGGCTCGCCGTCGAAATCGGTCGGCCAGGCGGCGTAG
- a CDS encoding TetR/AcrR family transcriptional regulator, whose protein sequence is MASSRKARLYGGMDAEERRTERRLKLIDAAVEVYGEVGYRGATVKAICEAAELTERYFYESFANSEALLIAAYGHVVGHLHAEMTAAAAAAGDDAEARLRAALTLYFTRLKQHPKPARVFLLEISGISPAVDAVKHDAGRVFSDILVPPRRDSKRGDNAATAALLSIGMVGAVISIALRWVSRQYPQPIEDVVAIAASFCRVALNGTDHRIG, encoded by the coding sequence ATGGCAAGCAGCCGGAAAGCCCGCCTCTACGGCGGCATGGACGCCGAGGAACGCCGCACCGAGCGGCGGCTCAAGCTGATCGACGCGGCGGTCGAGGTCTATGGCGAGGTCGGCTACCGCGGCGCGACGGTCAAGGCGATCTGCGAGGCGGCCGAACTGACCGAGCGCTATTTCTACGAGTCTTTCGCCAACAGCGAGGCCCTGCTGATCGCCGCCTACGGCCATGTCGTCGGCCATTTGCACGCGGAGATGACCGCTGCCGCTGCGGCTGCCGGCGACGACGCCGAAGCAAGACTGCGCGCCGCGCTGACGCTGTATTTCACACGGCTGAAGCAGCACCCGAAGCCCGCGCGGGTCTTCCTGCTGGAAATCTCCGGCATCAGCCCGGCAGTCGATGCCGTCAAACACGATGCGGGGCGTGTCTTCAGCGACATCCTGGTGCCGCCAAGGCGCGATTCGAAACGCGGCGACAATGCCGCGACGGCCGCGCTGCTCTCGATCGGCATGGTCGGTGCCGTGATCTCGATCGCACTGCGCTGGGTGTCGAGGCAATATCCGCAACCGATCGAGGACGTCGTTGCAATCGCCGCCAGCTTCTGCCGCGTGGCATTGAACGGGACCGATCACCGCATCGGGTGA
- a CDS encoding CAP domain-containing protein translates to MRSVFLALTLVLGLTVAADATDYAGSISAYRRANRMPAVTLDAKLNAMALKQAQAMSATGSVSHSAGGSFFTRIAPLKKQRAAENIGAGFIAFAEMLKQWENSPGHRENLLMPGAKRVGVAFVDNPKSPYRRFWAMVITD, encoded by the coding sequence ATGAGATCAGTATTCCTCGCGCTGACCCTTGTGCTCGGCCTGACCGTGGCCGCTGACGCCACCGACTATGCCGGTTCGATCAGTGCGTACCGGCGCGCCAATCGGATGCCTGCGGTGACGCTCGACGCGAAGCTGAATGCGATGGCGCTGAAGCAGGCGCAGGCGATGTCGGCGACCGGCTCGGTCAGTCATTCCGCGGGCGGCAGCTTCTTCACGCGCATCGCGCCGCTGAAGAAGCAGCGTGCCGCTGAAAACATCGGGGCCGGCTTCATCGCCTTCGCCGAGATGCTGAAGCAGTGGGAGAATTCGCCGGGTCATCGCGAGAACCTGCTGATGCCGGGCGCCAAGCGTGTCGGTGTCGCCTTCGTCGACAATCCGAAGTCGCCGTACCGCAGGTTCTGGGCGATGGTGATCACCGACTGA
- a CDS encoding VOC family protein — MQDERSSIGDPHVSEQQSSPFHAIKAIDYTVIFVRDMTAMRGFYEDILRFPLIRELSPNWIEFRVGGNTLALAKPSRTADDAPIPGGSAALQMAFKVLPAQVDQCADELVRLGFALLSPPTNQPFGHRTLFFRDPDGNLLEIYADI, encoded by the coding sequence GTGCAGGACGAGCGATCATCTATAGGGGATCCACACGTGAGCGAACAGCAATCATCGCCATTTCACGCGATCAAGGCGATCGACTATACTGTGATCTTCGTGCGCGACATGACGGCGATGCGCGGCTTTTATGAGGATATCCTCCGATTCCCGCTGATCCGCGAGCTGTCGCCGAACTGGATCGAGTTCCGTGTCGGCGGCAACACGCTGGCGCTCGCGAAACCGAGCCGCACCGCTGACGATGCACCGATACCCGGCGGCAGCGCCGCGCTCCAGATGGCGTTCAAGGTGCTGCCGGCCCAGGTCGATCAATGCGCGGACGAACTGGTGCGCCTGGGTTTCGCGCTGCTGTCGCCGCCGACCAACCAACCGTTCGGACACCGCACGCTGTTCTTCCGCGATCCCGACGGCAATCTGCTCGAAATTTACGCGGATATCTAG
- a CDS encoding 2-dehydropantoate 2-reductase: MNRDRSIGIAGAGSIGCFVGGMLAAAGRRVTLLARPRLIQEITAGGLRVSSFDGSEQTVSADRLTLSDDPSILHDVQTVLVTVKSADTREMAELVARHAPSDAVVVSLQNGVGNLPVLRDGLPGRKVLGGMVPFNVVALGDGRFHRSTSGDIVIAQDDAGTAAGLSVSGLAISSTANIDGVQWGKLIVNLNNALNALSDIPLRQQLAQRGWRRLLADQMAEGIAAVHAEGIVPVSPTPLPSGWMPPLLRLPDSLFGMLLGRTMKIDPEARSSMWEDLQRGRRTEIDYLQGVIAAIADRRGLDASLSRRVIALVRAAEADGKGSPGLTPEQIRDGQPGR, translated from the coding sequence ATGAACCGGGACCGGTCGATCGGCATCGCGGGCGCCGGCAGCATCGGCTGCTTCGTCGGCGGCATGTTGGCCGCCGCAGGCCGCCGCGTCACGCTGCTGGCGCGGCCACGGCTGATCCAGGAGATCACCGCCGGCGGCCTGCGGGTCAGCAGTTTCGACGGCTCCGAGCAGACGGTATCCGCGGACCGACTCACACTATCCGACGATCCATCGATCTTGCACGATGTTCAGACGGTGCTGGTGACGGTGAAGAGCGCCGACACACGCGAGATGGCCGAATTGGTCGCCCGCCACGCGCCTTCTGACGCCGTGGTGGTCAGCCTGCAGAATGGCGTCGGCAATTTGCCGGTGCTGCGCGACGGCCTGCCGGGGCGCAAGGTGCTCGGCGGCATGGTGCCGTTCAATGTGGTCGCGCTCGGCGACGGTCGCTTCCATCGCTCGACGTCGGGCGACATCGTGATCGCGCAGGATGATGCCGGCACCGCGGCAGGGCTGTCGGTGTCCGGTCTTGCGATCAGCAGCACCGCCAATATCGACGGCGTGCAATGGGGCAAGCTGATCGTCAATCTCAACAATGCGCTCAATGCGCTGTCCGACATTCCGCTGCGGCAGCAGCTCGCGCAGCGCGGCTGGCGCCGGCTGCTCGCCGACCAGATGGCCGAGGGTATCGCCGCCGTGCACGCCGAAGGCATCGTGCCGGTATCGCCGACGCCGCTGCCGTCGGGCTGGATGCCGCCATTGCTGCGGCTGCCGGACTCACTGTTCGGCATGCTGCTCGGCCGCACCATGAAGATCGATCCCGAGGCGCGCTCCTCGATGTGGGAGGATCTGCAACGCGGCCGGCGCACCGAGATCGATTACCTTCAGGGCGTGATTGCCGCGATCGCGGATCGCCGCGGCCTCGACGCGTCGTTGTCGCGCCGCGTCATCGCGCTGGTTCGGGCGGCGGAGGCAGACGGCAAGGGATCACCGGGGCTGACACCGGAGCAGATTCGCGATGGACAACCGGGGAGGTGA
- a CDS encoding YidB family protein — protein sequence MGLLDVLNGMQNGPRGPSAPSTSSDSSSGGGMSPITMAIMALLAWKAVKHFSGGQPGATAPDPRPEQAPPLPGNVTASLPGGAGGGGLGDLLKGGLGGLLAGGAAGSVLSGGLGDLLNQLQQKGQGDAASSWVSNGPNKQISPGDLANALGADQINSLASQSGLSRDELLQGLSQYLPDAINHLTPDGRLPSGDELHGRL from the coding sequence ATGGGTTTACTCGACGTACTCAACGGCATGCAGAACGGGCCCCGCGGTCCGAGCGCGCCAAGCACATCATCCGACAGTTCGAGCGGCGGCGGCATGTCGCCAATCACGATGGCCATCATGGCGCTGCTCGCCTGGAAGGCGGTCAAGCATTTCTCCGGCGGCCAGCCGGGCGCGACCGCCCCTGACCCGCGGCCGGAGCAGGCGCCGCCGCTTCCCGGCAATGTGACCGCGAGCCTGCCCGGCGGAGCCGGCGGTGGCGGTCTCGGCGACCTGCTCAAGGGCGGACTCGGCGGCCTGCTCGCGGGCGGTGCGGCCGGCAGCGTGCTCAGCGGCGGCCTCGGCGATCTGCTCAATCAATTGCAGCAAAAGGGCCAGGGCGACGCGGCCAGTTCATGGGTCAGCAACGGTCCCAACAAGCAGATCTCGCCCGGCGACCTCGCCAACGCGCTTGGCGCGGATCAGATCAACTCGCTGGCCTCGCAGAGCGGCTTGTCGCGCGACGAACTGCTACAGGGGCTCAGCCAGTACCTGCCCGACGCGATCAATCATCTGACGCCGGACGGACGGCTGCCGAGCGGCGACGAGCTGCACGGCAGGCTTTGA
- a CDS encoding GlsB/YeaQ/YmgE family stress response membrane protein, translating to MGGIIWVIIVGFVAGIIARFLSPGPNNPSGFILTTVLGIAGAFLATFIGQAIGHYGPEQGAGFITATIGALVVLFIWNRLVAARVIPDIGNR from the coding sequence ATGGGCGGCATCATCTGGGTCATCATCGTCGGTTTTGTCGCGGGGATCATCGCGCGGTTCCTGTCGCCGGGGCCGAACAATCCAAGCGGCTTCATTCTCACGACGGTGCTCGGCATCGCCGGCGCGTTCCTCGCGACCTTCATCGGCCAGGCGATCGGCCACTACGGTCCCGAACAGGGCGCGGGCTTCATCACCGCCACGATCGGCGCGCTGGTGGTGCTGTTCATCTGGAATCGGCTGGTCGCGGCGCGCGTGATCCCGGATATCGGAAATAGATAG
- a CDS encoding SDR family NAD(P)-dependent oxidoreductase: MSKDGLCAIVTGSASGLGAATAQILATQGARIIINYSNSKAEAEATAELCRKQGAEVLVVQGDVSRDEDCKKIAAAAQGWGRVDVLVNNAGTTKHVPHHNLDGLTAEDFQRIYAVNTIGPFQMVRAARALLEAGAKASGRPSAVVNVSSVAGISGGGSSVAYAASKGALNTMTQSLARALAPLIRVNTVCPGYIDTPWFTKGRGEDGAKQVRDAVVARVPLKVASTAEDIANLVCFLASPASSNMTGEFVRMDAGMHLIQ, encoded by the coding sequence ATGTCCAAGGATGGTTTGTGCGCGATCGTGACGGGATCGGCATCAGGGCTCGGCGCCGCCACCGCGCAAATCCTCGCCACGCAGGGCGCGCGCATCATCATCAACTATTCCAACAGCAAGGCGGAGGCTGAGGCGACGGCCGAGCTCTGCCGCAAGCAGGGCGCTGAGGTGCTGGTGGTACAAGGCGACGTCTCGCGTGACGAGGACTGCAAGAAGATCGCGGCCGCCGCGCAGGGTTGGGGCCGCGTCGACGTGCTGGTCAACAATGCCGGCACCACCAAGCATGTGCCGCATCACAATCTCGACGGCCTGACCGCGGAAGACTTCCAGCGCATCTATGCCGTCAACACCATCGGCCCGTTCCAGATGGTCCGCGCGGCGCGTGCGCTGCTCGAAGCCGGCGCGAAAGCTTCCGGCCGTCCCTCGGCGGTGGTCAACGTCTCCTCGGTCGCCGGCATTTCCGGCGGCGGCTCGTCGGTCGCCTATGCCGCGAGCAAAGGGGCACTCAACACCATGACGCAGTCGCTGGCGCGCGCGCTGGCACCATTGATCCGCGTCAACACGGTGTGTCCGGGTTACATCGATACGCCCTGGTTCACCAAGGGCCGCGGCGAAGACGGCGCCAAGCAGGTGCGCGATGCGGTGGTCGCGCGGGTGCCGCTGAAGGTCGCCTCGACGGCCGAGGACATTGCCAATCTGGTCTGCTTCCTGGCGAGCCCGGCGTCGAGCAACATGACCGGCGAATTCGTCCGCATGGACGCTGGCATGCACCTGATTCAGTGA